In one Lachnospiraceae bacterium GAM79 genomic region, the following are encoded:
- a CDS encoding GNAT family N-acetyltransferase, translated as MKIIEITESKKQYLELLLLADEQENMIDRYLNKGRMYVLDDNGIKCECVVTNEGNGVLEIKNIATAPEYQGKGYAKALIDFIVEKYGEQYAILQVGTGDSPLTIPFYEKCGFVRSRIIPHFFTENYDHPIYEDGIQLVDMVYLQRKL; from the coding sequence ATGAAAATTATAGAAATCACAGAAAGTAAAAAACAATATCTTGAGTTGCTCTTATTGGCAGATGAGCAGGAAAATATGATAGATCGCTATCTTAATAAAGGCAGAATGTATGTGTTAGATGATAATGGGATTAAATGCGAGTGCGTCGTTACCAATGAAGGAAATGGAGTGCTTGAAATAAAAAATATTGCGACTGCTCCGGAATATCAAGGGAAAGGATATGCAAAAGCCCTGATTGATTTTATTGTTGAGAAATACGGAGAACAATATGCTATTCTGCAAGTAGGAACAGGAGATAGCCCACTTACAATACCATTTTATGAAAAATGTGGTTTTGTCCGTTCGCGTATCATTCCCCATTTTTTTACAGAAAATTACGATCATCCAATATACGAAGATGGAATACAATTGGTGGATATGGTATATTTGCAAAGAAAGCTATAA
- a CDS encoding ATP-binding protein — MKKIQFLKVGDYMKTITRAKYLDRIIELNGTPDIKIITGIRRSGKSKLMQAYITYLKSNFENINIIFIDFMDLAYEEIREYHALHAYVEEHYQKDKTNYLFVDEVQMCPKFELAINSLYSKGKYDIYVTGSNAFLLSADLATLFTGRYIEIHVFPFSFQEYCQFYDDINDKDKLFDEYAIKGGLAGSYAYRTEKDRTNYIKEVYETIVTRDLVQKYALPDTLVLQHLSEFLMDNISNLTSPNKVSQLLTANETPTNHVTIGKYIKYLCNAFVFYDIKRYDIRGKKYLESSEKFYLCDSGIRYAILGSRNIDYGRVYENIVCIELLRRGYDVYVGKLYQKEIDFVAQKGSEKFYIQVSDNISMQETFERECSPLLQIRDAYPKMIIARTKHPQYSYEGIEIHDIADWLLQE; from the coding sequence ATGAAAAAAATTCAATTTTTGAAAGTGGGTGACTATATGAAGACAATCACGAGAGCAAAATATCTCGATAGAATCATTGAACTGAATGGCACTCCTGACATCAAGATCATCACTGGTATTCGTCGATCTGGTAAGTCCAAACTAATGCAGGCGTATATTACGTATCTGAAGAGCAACTTTGAAAACATCAATATTATCTTCATTGACTTCATGGATTTAGCATATGAAGAAATCAGGGAATACCATGCCTTACACGCCTATGTGGAAGAACATTATCAGAAAGATAAAACGAACTACCTGTTTGTAGACGAGGTTCAGATGTGTCCCAAGTTTGAGCTGGCAATCAATAGCCTGTACTCTAAGGGAAAATACGACATCTATGTAACAGGCTCTAATGCTTTCCTGTTGAGTGCAGATCTGGCAACGCTGTTTACCGGACGCTATATCGAAATTCATGTGTTTCCTTTCAGTTTCCAGGAATATTGCCAATTTTATGATGATATTAATGACAAAGATAAGCTCTTCGATGAGTACGCTATCAAGGGCGGTTTAGCAGGTTCCTATGCTTATAGAACCGAAAAAGACAGAACAAACTATATCAAAGAGGTCTACGAAACTATTGTTACAAGGGATTTGGTACAGAAATATGCTCTCCCTGACACTTTAGTTTTACAACATCTGAGCGAATTCCTTATGGATAATATCAGCAACCTGACTTCTCCTAATAAGGTCAGTCAGCTACTAACAGCAAATGAGACTCCAACCAATCATGTAACCATCGGCAAGTACATTAAATATTTGTGCAATGCTTTTGTATTTTATGATATTAAGAGATACGATATCCGAGGTAAGAAATACCTTGAAAGCTCTGAAAAGTTCTATTTGTGTGACAGCGGTATTCGATATGCAATACTCGGAAGCAGAAATATAGATTATGGCAGAGTATATGAAAACATCGTTTGCATCGAGCTTCTTCGCCGTGGATATGATGTTTATGTTGGCAAGCTCTATCAAAAGGAAATCGACTTTGTTGCTCAGAAAGGTAGCGAGAAGTTTTATATTCAGGTCAGCGACAACATTTCCATGCAGGAAACATTTGAGAGAGAATGCTCTCCTCTGCTTCAGATTCGAGATGCTTATCCGAAAATGATTATTGCCAGAACCAAACATCCTCAATATAGCTATGAAGGAATTGAAATTCACGATATAGCCGATTGGTTACTACAAGAATAA
- a CDS encoding AzlC family ABC transporter permease: MNEFKNGLKDGIPIALGYFAVSFSFGILAIKGGLSVFQAVLTSVTNVTSAGQFAGLQIIIAGGTILEVILTQLIINLRYGLMSLSLTQKLADDVGIWKRLIIAFANTDEIFAVAMGYFKEVTFPYMLGLQILPILGWGGGTFAGAVASGLLPKSVCSALSLALYGMFVAIVVPVAKKSKSVLFVVCVAALFSILLYYVPIFHFISTGISIVICTVAAAAIGAIVAPVKKKGEE; this comes from the coding sequence ATGAATGAATTTAAAAATGGGCTGAAGGATGGAATTCCGATTGCCCTGGGGTATTTTGCAGTTAGTTTTAGTTTTGGTATTCTTGCGATCAAAGGCGGACTCAGTGTCTTTCAGGCAGTTCTTACCAGCGTTACAAATGTTACAAGTGCCGGTCAGTTTGCCGGACTTCAGATCATCATTGCCGGGGGAACGATCCTTGAGGTGATCCTCACCCAGCTTATCATCAATCTGAGATATGGTCTGATGAGTCTTTCACTTACGCAGAAGTTAGCTGACGATGTAGGCATCTGGAAGCGTCTGATCATCGCATTTGCAAATACAGATGAGATCTTTGCAGTTGCAATGGGATATTTCAAAGAAGTGACCTTTCCGTATATGTTAGGACTTCAGATCCTTCCGATCCTTGGATGGGGCGGTGGTACATTTGCCGGAGCAGTAGCCAGCGGGCTGCTTCCAAAGTCTGTGTGCAGCGCACTCAGTCTTGCACTTTATGGCATGTTCGTGGCGATCGTTGTTCCGGTTGCCAAGAAGTCAAAATCTGTGTTATTTGTGGTATGCGTGGCAGCTTTGTTCAGTATCCTTTTATATTATGTTCCGATATTCCACTTTATCTCGACCGGAATATCGATCGTTATATGTACAGTAGCGGCAGCAGCAATTGGTGCGATCGTTGCGCCGGTTAAGAAAAAAGGAGAAGAATAG
- a CDS encoding response regulator transcription factor, with amino-acid sequence MPGILVVEDDENLNRGIAFSLKKSGYEVFSAESVKKAKRIASDNNVDVIICDVNLPDGNGLEFVRWMRCNYNTYIICLTALDQEMDQVMGYEAGADDYITKPFSLSVLLLKIEAHFRRRQEKTEAGKMISGDIVFIAGEMKVLIKNREISLTKTELKMLTFFLQNPKKILSKTQILENVFDLEGDFVDENTIAVNIRRLREKIEDNPAASVYIKNIRGLGYIWNQEVRQ; translated from the coding sequence ATGCCAGGTATACTCGTGGTTGAAGATGATGAAAATTTAAATCGTGGAATTGCATTCTCATTGAAAAAATCCGGATATGAGGTTTTTTCGGCAGAATCAGTGAAAAAAGCGAAAAGAATTGCAAGTGATAATAATGTGGATGTTATCATTTGTGATGTGAATCTTCCGGATGGGAATGGACTGGAATTTGTAAGGTGGATGAGATGCAATTATAATACATACATTATTTGTCTTACAGCACTGGATCAGGAGATGGATCAGGTTATGGGATATGAAGCAGGGGCAGATGATTATATTACAAAGCCGTTTAGTCTTTCGGTACTTCTTTTGAAAATAGAAGCACATTTCCGTCGAAGACAGGAGAAAACGGAAGCCGGAAAGATGATTTCGGGAGATATCGTATTTATCGCAGGAGAAATGAAAGTCCTGATAAAGAATCGTGAAATCAGTCTGACAAAAACGGAGTTGAAAATGCTGACTTTTTTTCTTCAGAATCCGAAAAAGATTCTTTCAAAAACACAAATATTGGAAAATGTGTTTGATCTGGAAGGGGATTTTGTGGATGAAAATACAATCGCTGTCAATATCAGAAGACTCCGTGAGAAAATCGAAGACAATCCGGCTGCATCGGTCTATATAAAGAATATCAGAGGTCTTGGGTATATATGGAATCAGGAGGTAAGGCAGTGA
- a CDS encoding 2-hydroxyacid dehydrogenase, with protein sequence MKILFYDTKKYDRDSFEKILPEYSDLEVEFLEADLSPRTAALAKGYDAICAFVSSDVSEKVVECLAANGVKLVLMRCAGFNNVDLDAANRCGITVLRVPGYSPEAVAEHAMALALAVTRRIHKSYIKVRENNFSLVGLTGMNFYDKTAGIIGTGKIGAAMCRICHGFGMKVLAYDMYRNPSLDFVEYVDLDTLLSTSDLISLHCPLTDDSYHMICTETINKMKDNVILVNTSRGALIKTEDLITGNRNKKFFGIGLDVYEEETNNVFENREDDILESSITARLLSFPNVIVTSHQGFLTEEALEAISRTTLDNARDYENGTIKDINAV encoded by the coding sequence ATGAAGATTTTATTTTATGATACGAAGAAATATGACAGAGATTCATTTGAAAAGATATTACCGGAATATTCAGATCTGGAGGTAGAGTTCTTAGAAGCAGATCTTTCACCGAGAACAGCAGCTCTTGCAAAAGGATATGATGCGATCTGTGCATTTGTAAGTTCTGATGTCAGTGAAAAAGTAGTTGAGTGTCTGGCTGCAAATGGTGTAAAATTAGTGTTAATGCGCTGTGCCGGATTCAATAATGTGGATCTGGATGCAGCAAACCGTTGTGGTATCACGGTGCTCCGTGTTCCGGGTTATTCACCGGAGGCGGTTGCAGAGCATGCGATGGCACTGGCACTTGCGGTTACCAGAAGAATCCATAAGAGCTATATCAAGGTTCGTGAGAATAATTTCAGTTTGGTAGGTCTTACGGGTATGAACTTCTATGACAAGACCGCGGGTATCATCGGAACCGGTAAGATCGGAGCGGCTATGTGCCGGATCTGTCATGGATTTGGCATGAAGGTTCTGGCATATGATATGTACCGGAATCCATCCCTGGATTTTGTAGAGTATGTGGATCTGGATACGCTGTTATCGACCAGTGATTTGATCTCCCTTCACTGTCCGCTGACAGATGATTCGTACCATATGATCTGCACAGAGACGATCAATAAGATGAAGGATAATGTGATCCTTGTAAATACATCGAGAGGCGCACTGATCAAGACGGAGGATCTGATCACGGGAAATCGAAATAAGAAATTCTTTGGTATCGGTCTGGATGTGTATGAGGAAGAAACAAATAATGTATTTGAGAATCGTGAGGATGATATTCTGGAATCCTCGATCACGGCAAGACTGCTGTCGTTCCCGAATGTCATCGTAACCTCCCATCAGGGCTTTCTGACGGAAGAAGCACTGGAAGCGATCAGCCGTACCACACTGGACAATGCGAGAGATTATGAGAATGGCACGATCAAGGATATAAATGCCGTGTAG
- a CDS encoding SGNH/GDSL hydrolase family protein, with protein sequence MKKERVKNIIKVIVFMLIFCGFMALGSVMLYPKTSDPEGGLSNPNARGFYGEPKNSIDLVVMGNSNAYSAYSPMLMWKKYGIPSYVVAEGAQNIAETVNILEELLTCQKPKLIILDVDLLWQGKTQVSRVEGNVKSLIYKYIPIMKYHDRWKGFVLGDSFKAKNYTYRSSSRGQYLSKTVVPYTGEDMMVKTADVESVPKSSRFFLKMFLDLCEENDIDVMFVEMPTANSWNYKKHNGMTKYAKELGIPFVDLNTTEGKNAINWKKDTRDGGRHLNCYGAKKVTREIGKYISENYTFTNKKKDPEYKGWNKSYKEYKQFMKTDKKSSDKKHKKSKKADSKQSDTSDAKKQKTEKTTTENKSETTTESTATEEVTESASTEATTTQQ encoded by the coding sequence ATGAAAAAAGAAAGAGTAAAAAACATTATAAAAGTTATCGTGTTTATGCTGATCTTCTGTGGCTTTATGGCACTCGGCTCCGTCATGCTTTATCCGAAAACGAGTGATCCGGAAGGCGGCTTATCAAATCCAAATGCCAGGGGCTTCTATGGAGAACCAAAGAATTCCATCGATCTGGTCGTTATGGGAAACAGTAATGCCTACAGTGCATATTCACCGATGCTGATGTGGAAGAAATATGGTATTCCTTCCTATGTTGTTGCGGAAGGCGCACAGAATATTGCCGAGACCGTTAATATATTAGAGGAGCTTCTGACATGTCAGAAGCCGAAGCTGATCATTTTGGATGTTGACCTTTTATGGCAGGGTAAGACACAGGTATCCAGAGTAGAAGGAAATGTGAAATCTCTGATCTACAAATATATTCCGATCATGAAGTATCATGACAGATGGAAAGGCTTTGTGCTGGGTGATAGTTTTAAAGCAAAGAACTACACATATCGTTCTTCAAGCAGAGGACAGTACTTAAGTAAAACGGTTGTACCATATACGGGTGAAGACATGATGGTAAAGACTGCCGATGTCGAATCGGTACCGAAGTCATCCAGGTTCTTCCTTAAGATGTTCCTTGATCTCTGTGAAGAAAATGATATCGATGTGATGTTTGTCGAGATGCCGACAGCTAATTCATGGAATTATAAGAAGCACAATGGCATGACAAAGTATGCCAAGGAGCTTGGCATTCCATTTGTTGATCTGAATACCACAGAGGGTAAGAATGCGATCAACTGGAAGAAGGATACCAGAGATGGCGGAAGACATCTGAACTGTTATGGAGCTAAGAAGGTAACAAGAGAGATCGGTAAGTATATTTCAGAGAACTATACATTTACGAATAAGAAGAAAGATCCGGAGTATAAGGGCTGGAATAAGTCTTATAAGGAATATAAGCAGTTTATGAAGACAGATAAGAAGTCTTCCGATAAGAAACACAAGAAGTCGAAGAAAGCTGACAGCAAACAGTCAGATACATCTGATGCAAAAAAGCAGAAAACAGAAAAAACAACGACTGAGAACAAGTCGGAGACAACGACAGAAAGTACAGCTACGGAAGAAGTAACAGAAAGTGCAAGTACGGAAGCAACCACAACTCAGCAGTAA
- a CDS encoding ATP-binding protein codes for MQDKRWLGEAVINVLDNAVKYSPGGSKIFIRLQKRNDLVRMEIEDQGIGIPQNEYHKIFQRFYRGSSKEVMEKSGTGIGLFLSREIIEKHAGTITVTSGKKKKGSTFVIQLPYVG; via the coding sequence ATGCAGGATAAAAGGTGGCTTGGTGAAGCTGTGATCAACGTTCTGGATAATGCGGTCAAGTACAGTCCGGGTGGTTCAAAAATATTTATCCGGTTACAAAAAAGAAACGATCTTGTAAGAATGGAAATTGAGGATCAGGGAATTGGTATTCCGCAGAATGAGTATCATAAAATTTTTCAACGATTTTACAGAGGAAGTTCCAAGGAGGTTATGGAAAAGAGTGGTACAGGAATCGGACTTTTTCTATCGAGAGAAATTATCGAAAAACACGCAGGTACGATTACGGTAACCTCCGGCAAAAAGAAAAAAGGAAGCACGTTTGTGATTCAATTACCATATGTTGGTTAA
- a CDS encoding four-helix bundle copper-binding protein yields MHQHTKTCIQSCNRCL; encoded by the coding sequence CTGCATCAGCACACTAAAACATGTATCCAAAGCTGCAACCGGTGTCTTTAA
- a CDS encoding ThuA domain-containing protein, protein MSKKVFVLVHDYWHHDDSIKPMMNYLFNADYEVTFTKNPNDYFKGQFDLFLSFKDPIENDQIPTPIWCDEKWTEKFLNDIQNGMGTIMLHASLTDYTENHAILTNVVRSNFITHPEQCPLTVKPIAEHPIIEGIGKFTFPDFDEHYVMKMIPNADTTILAETVSKNGVQPAVWIHTYGKGKICCIVPAHTTQNLTCEPFVKLVKNAIDWV, encoded by the coding sequence ATGAGTAAAAAAGTATTTGTTTTGGTACACGATTACTGGCATCACGATGATTCCATCAAGCCTATGATGAACTATCTGTTTAACGCAGATTATGAAGTAACATTCACAAAGAATCCAAATGATTATTTCAAGGGGCAGTTTGATTTGTTTTTGTCTTTCAAAGATCCTATTGAAAATGATCAGATTCCTACTCCAATCTGGTGTGATGAAAAATGGACGGAGAAATTTCTGAATGATATTCAGAATGGTATGGGAACGATTATGCTTCACGCATCACTTACTGATTACACAGAAAATCACGCAATCCTCACAAATGTTGTAAGAAGTAACTTTATCACTCATCCCGAACAATGTCCGCTTACTGTAAAACCGATAGCAGAACATCCGATTATTGAAGGCATTGGCAAATTCACATTCCCTGATTTTGACGAACATTATGTAATGAAAATGATTCCGAATGCTGATACAACGATTCTTGCAGAAACCGTTTCAAAGAACGGCGTTCAGCCTGCTGTATGGATTCACACCTATGGCAAGGGAAAAATCTGCTGTATCGTTCCTGCACACACTACCCAAAATCTGACCTGTGAACCATTTGTCAAACTTGTAAAGAATGCTATTGATTGGGTTTAA
- a CDS encoding VOC family protein produces MNLKKVHHIAIIGSNYEQSKHFYVDLLGFSIIRENYRPERDDYKIDLQLDEMELELFIIKNCPKRPSYPEAYGLRHLAFAVDSVDNTVRELNKRGIITEPIRLDIYTGKRMTFFYDPDNLPLEIHE; encoded by the coding sequence ATGAATTTGAAAAAAGTTCATCATATTGCCATTATTGGGAGCAACTATGAGCAATCAAAGCATTTTTATGTGGATCTATTAGGTTTTTCTATTATTCGAGAAAATTACAGACCAGAACGTGATGATTACAAAATTGATCTTCAACTCGATGAGATGGAATTAGAACTTTTTATCATTAAAAATTGTCCGAAGCGCCCCAGTTATCCAGAAGCTTACGGTCTCCGGCATCTTGCCTTTGCTGTAGACTCGGTCGATAATACCGTAAGGGAATTGAATAAAAGGGGCATCATAACTGAGCCGATTAGACTTGATATTTACACAGGTAAAAGAATGACATTCTTTTATGACCCTGACAATCTACCATTGGAAATTCACGAATAA
- the truA gene encoding tRNA pseudouridine(38-40) synthase TruA codes for MQNYRFLIAYDGTRYHGWEHKKDVVTIQGKIESVLSLMAGEEVRINGAGRTDAGVHARAMVASGPVPTDKTPEEIRDYMNHYLPDDICILEVTPAAERFHARFNAKGKHYRYTIYRGRLKPVFDRKYVWTLDEGETIDCERMRKAAAYLVGEHDFKSFCGNKQMKKSTVRKLFAIDIKEDGDYVILDFYGAGFLQNMVRILTGTLVEVGAGRMEPAYMEEVLTGRCRQLAGPTAPPQGLCLMQVDYEKK; via the coding sequence ATGCAGAATTACAGATTTCTGATCGCCTATGATGGGACGAGATATCATGGGTGGGAACATAAAAAAGACGTTGTGACCATACAAGGAAAGATCGAATCAGTGCTTTCCCTGATGGCAGGCGAAGAAGTACGGATCAACGGAGCGGGAAGAACCGATGCAGGTGTGCATGCAAGGGCAATGGTCGCAAGCGGCCCGGTTCCGACAGATAAGACACCAGAGGAGATCCGGGATTATATGAATCATTATCTGCCGGATGATATCTGCATTTTGGAGGTTACTCCGGCAGCAGAACGCTTTCATGCAAGATTTAATGCAAAGGGCAAGCATTACCGTTACACGATCTATCGTGGCAGGCTGAAGCCGGTATTTGACCGGAAATATGTCTGGACTCTGGATGAGGGTGAGACGATCGACTGTGAACGGATGCGAAAGGCAGCAGCTTATCTGGTCGGCGAACATGATTTCAAGAGCTTCTGTGGCAATAAGCAGATGAAGAAATCGACGGTTCGGAAGTTATTTGCGATCGATATTAAGGAAGATGGCGATTATGTGATCCTTGATTTTTATGGAGCCGGATTCTTACAGAATATGGTTCGTATCCTGACCGGTACTCTGGTAGAGGTCGGGGCAGGCAGAATGGAACCGGCGTACATGGAAGAGGTGCTTACAGGCCGGTGCAGACAGCTCGCAGGGCCGACCGCACCACCACAGGGCTTGTGCCTGATGCAGGTTGATTATGAAAAAAAGTAA
- a CDS encoding ABC transporter ATP-binding protein has product MSVILETKQLCKFYGAGENQVKAVNQVDIQIEQGEFVAIVGKSGSGKSTLLHMLGGLDTPTKGSVTLAGKDLYRMNEDALAVFRRRKIGFVFQAFNLVSSVNVWENIVLPLGLDGRKVDEAYVNDIIATLGIEKRIYNLPNQLSGGQQQRVAIARALVNRPEIIFADEPTGNLDSKTSDEVIALLKMTAKKYGQTIVMITHDDEIAQVADRILVIEDGQVVDFR; this is encoded by the coding sequence ATGAGTGTGATATTAGAAACCAAGCAGCTTTGTAAGTTTTATGGCGCAGGTGAGAATCAGGTCAAGGCGGTCAATCAGGTGGACATTCAGATTGAGCAGGGGGAATTTGTCGCAATTGTTGGAAAGTCAGGTTCCGGTAAAAGTACATTACTTCATATGCTAGGAGGGCTTGATACCCCGACAAAAGGCAGTGTTACTTTAGCAGGGAAAGATCTATACAGGATGAATGAAGATGCCCTTGCTGTTTTCCGCAGAAGAAAAATCGGATTTGTTTTTCAGGCATTTAATCTGGTTTCATCTGTTAATGTCTGGGAAAATATTGTACTGCCACTGGGGCTGGATGGAAGAAAAGTGGATGAAGCGTATGTAAATGATATCATTGCAACTTTGGGAATTGAAAAGAGGATTTACAATCTGCCAAATCAGTTATCCGGAGGACAGCAACAGAGAGTAGCAATTGCAAGAGCACTGGTGAATCGTCCGGAAATTATATTTGCAGATGAGCCGACAGGAAATCTTGATTCCAAGACCAGTGATGAGGTAATCGCCCTGCTTAAGATGACAGCAAAAAAATATGGACAAACAATTGTAATGATTACCCATGATGACGAAATTGCACAGGTCGCTGACCGTATTCTGGTGATTGAGGACGGACAGGTGGTGGATTTTAGATGA
- a CDS encoding helix-turn-helix domain-containing protein, whose translation MELGKQIKKHRQEVQLSQEKLADRVYVSRQTISNWENDKSYPDVNSLVLLSEIFQISLDNLIKGDIEVMKDVIQKEEIVKMNRYGKIYTIMLIVTVVSAVPLFMWLGVWAFIPWGIIWALSMYFAFQVEKVKKDNDVQTYKEIVAFSEGKLLDDIQKQREIGKRPYQKIFLVIGSALITFVVCVLIGFLMHIFMN comes from the coding sequence ATGGAACTCGGAAAACAAATAAAAAAACATCGTCAGGAAGTACAATTATCCCAAGAGAAGTTAGCCGATCGAGTTTATGTTTCAAGACAAACAATCTCAAATTGGGAAAATGATAAAAGCTATCCAGATGTGAATAGTTTGGTATTACTGAGTGAAATCTTTCAAATTTCTCTTGATAATCTAATCAAAGGAGATATTGAAGTTATGAAAGATGTAATTCAAAAAGAAGAAATTGTAAAAATGAACCGCTATGGAAAAATCTACACTATAATGCTGATTGTCACTGTAGTTTCGGCAGTTCCGCTATTTATGTGGCTTGGCGTTTGGGCATTCATCCCTTGGGGAATCATTTGGGCACTCTCTATGTACTTTGCCTTTCAGGTTGAAAAGGTAAAAAAAGATAATGATGTTCAAACCTATAAAGAAATTGTTGCATTTTCTGAGGGGAAACTATTGGATGATATACAAAAGCAGAGAGAAATAGGTAAACGCCCATATCAGAAGATTTTTTTAGTTATAGGTAGTGCACTGATAACATTTGTTGTTTGTGTATTAATCGGATTTCTGATGCATATTTTTATGAACTAA
- a CDS encoding AzlD domain-containing protein, translating into MSVYTYIIAMAVVTYLIRAVPLVLFRKKIENRFLSSFLYYVPYACLTALTLPAIFYSTESVISAIAGFVVAVIFGIREKGLVVVAAAACVTVFVVERILAFL; encoded by the coding sequence ATGAGTGTATATACATATATTATCGCAATGGCGGTTGTCACATATCTGATCCGTGCAGTGCCATTGGTGTTATTCAGAAAAAAGATAGAGAATCGGTTTTTAAGTTCGTTTTTATACTATGTGCCATATGCCTGCCTAACGGCACTTACCCTTCCGGCGATTTTCTACAGTACGGAAAGTGTTATCAGTGCGATCGCAGGATTTGTCGTAGCGGTTATCTTTGGTATCCGTGAAAAAGGGCTGGTAGTTGTAGCGGCTGCCGCCTGTGTGACAGTGTTTGTAGTGGAGAGAATATTGGCGTTTTTATAG